Below is a window of Allomuricauda ruestringensis DSM 13258 DNA.
TAATATTTTTTGCATTTTGTTTCTTATTAGGTAGGATTAAAATGTTGCCGATACTCCTAAAGCTATTCTTCTTGTTGAAGGAACTGTACTGTCTCCTTCAAGGCCATCGCTTTCTGGGTCGTAATTGGTATACTTAGGAAAATTCGGTGCCTTGTACCATAGGTTTCTTCCCGAAAGGGTAAAATCAATTCTTTGAAATGGTAGGGCCTGCCCCTTTTTCTTTTTTAGAGTATACCCCAAGGAAACTTCACGTATCCGAAAAATGGAAGTGTCCCACATGGCCAGGTCGTTAGCATTGTAGTAATTGGAGTAAGAAATTCTACCAGGGTTCATTTGGAATGTATTTGGTATTTGGTCGCCATTGGAATCCAATAGGGGCTCTCCCGTGGCGTCATCTGCCAAGTATCCCGGTATTACAAAAGCTCCGTCCCTATCCTCAGTATCTTTTGTTGTCCCTCGCTGCAACATGTTCCTTACGGCTGTTGAATATATTTCGCCTCCATGTCTGTACTCAATTTGGGCAGACAGCCTAAAGCCTTTGTAGCTAAAGGAATTTATGTTGGTGAGTCGCCAATCTGCATTGGGGTCGCCAATAACCTTATCGTCAAAACCTACATCGGTACTAGTAATTACTTCACCAACTCTGGTACTGGAACCATTCCCACTAATCAAAAGGTTTCCGTTTTCATCTCTAAGAGCATAATCACCCATGATAACTCCAAAGGGCTGACCCTCCACGGCGTATCTGTCTTCCGTAAGGTTAATGTTTGCTCCCGTATCGGTTGTTTTTACTACTATGGACTCGTCCGCAGTGAATATATTTCGGAAATTCCATTGGAAGTTTTCGTTCTTTATCAGGTCAATCCCCAAGTCTACTTCAATTCCTTTGTTATCAACCCTACCCAGGTTGATGTACTGTGTATCAAACCCTGATGAACCTGCCAAAGGAGAGGCTACAATTTGGTCTTCGGAGATTCTCTTATAAATAGAGGTTTCCAATGTCAATCTATTGTTGAACATGTTGGTTTCCAAGCCAATCTCAAACTCTTTATGAAGCTCCGGGGCCAAATCCGGGTTGGCATATCTGGTACTATATCTGTTAGTGACTGGATAGGAACCATCTGCCGCTGCAAACCTGAGGTTATCAATTATTAATGTGCTTCTGGTTCTATATGGGCTGGGATAACCGGAAGATGTTGCGTAGGCTCCCCTAATTTTTAGGTAGTTGATTACATTGCCACCAAAATCAAAGGCGGAAGTTGGCACAAAAGATACCGATGACCCTGGATAAAATAAGGACTGATTATCTTTTTCCACAGTGCTCCCCCAATCGTTTCTTCCAGAAAGTGTTGCATACAGATAGCGTTTGTACGCAAACTGAAACTGTCCGAACACACCGGCTATGTTTTCATCTTCACTAGCATAGTCCGACTCGGTCGTGGTATAGTTACTTGGCCTTAAAAAGCCATACACCACCTGTCCATCTGAATCCGATGATCTACTTTGGTATCGGGTAATTCTGGAGTTTGCCCCAATCTGAGCCTCTAAATTCAGGTCTTCGGTAATGTTTTTGTTAAAACCAAGAATCATGGTCTGGTTAACGTCCACGTCCCTGTTGCTATCCAAACGCAAGTATCCAATTTTAAAGGTATTGTCATCATACCCTCCCTTATTGGAATATTCAAAACCACTGAAATGCCTACTATCATAACCGGCCCTGTAGATCAGGTTAAAATCATCGTTCAATTTATAATTGGCATTGACCGTACCGTAGACGTGTTCGACTATATCATTGATTCCGGTATTGTGCAACATCCATAGCGGATTGGTATCATTTCTGTAATAAACCGATTCCCCGGTCAAGGGGTTTTGGTAAGGAAGTTCGGTCAAATCAATCCATCTAGGTTGATAATAAACTACGTTGAAGATACTTTCACCATAAACCCTATTTACTTTTCGTGAAGAATAATTGAGCGTGGCAGAAAGGTCTAACCTATCGGAAACCTGTGCCCGACCTCCAACGCTAATATTAAACCTTTTTAAGTCGTTGTGCTCAATAATACCTTTTTCATCCGTATACCCTGCCGAGATGTTAAATCCAACCTTTTCTTGTGAAGTGGCAA
It encodes the following:
- a CDS encoding SusC/RagA family TonB-linked outer membrane protein — encoded protein: MRTFIFLCCLTVFSFTPNDLASQNSSIKIEFDKSMTVDEVFDLIMSQTDYSFIYEVGMFDDYPTIPVKKGRISTNRLLKKSLEPGNLNVVLTTDNTIMVKKSSPRNRQSQIEVSGTVNDGEGFPLVNAVILIKGTNKGTTTDFDGNYSITVPYSENVLQFTHMGFETQEIKVGNQTTIDVVLKETAQTLDEVVITAQGIKKSKKALGYAISQVKSEEVEQRPEADLARTLQGKIAGVVITPADGQTGSDSPIRIRGNVSITGSNNPLIVVNDVPFNGLLRDINPNDIESMSILKGFNASVLYGSEGRNGVILIQTKSGSAKVGQAETKATYSTTVYTNTVSQLPKFQNTYSNGGEGEFQPTYLSNWGPAFSDIGEVDHPYAPLSDIFPEYEGATLNIAAKPNNVRNIFRTGIGTTHSLTVATSQEKVGFNISAGYTDEKGIIEHNDLKRFNISVGGRAQVSDRLDLSATLNYSSRKVNRVYGESIFNVVYYQPRWIDLTELPYQNPLTGESVYYRNDTNPLWMLHNTGINDIVEHVYGTVNANYKLNDDFNLIYRAGYDSRHFSGFEYSNKGGYDDNTFKIGYLRLDSNRDVDVNQTMILGFNKNITEDLNLEAQIGANSRITRYQSRSSDSDGQVVYGFLRPSNYTTTESDYASEDENIAGVFGQFQFAYKRYLYATLSGRNDWGSTVEKDNQSLFYPGSSVSFVPTSAFDFGGNVINYLKIRGAYATSSGYPSPYRTRSTLIIDNLRFAAADGSYPVTNRYSTRYANPDLAPELHKEFEIGLETNMFNNRLTLETSIYKRISEDQIVASPLAGSSGFDTQYINLGRVDNKGIEVDLGIDLIKNENFQWNFRNIFTADESIVVKTTDTGANINLTEDRYAVEGQPFGVIMGDYALRDENGNLLISGNGSSTRVGEVITSTDVGFDDKVIGDPNADWRLTNINSFSYKGFRLSAQIEYRHGGEIYSTAVRNMLQRGTTKDTEDRDGAFVIPGYLADDATGEPLLDSNGDQIPNTFQMNPGRISYSNYYNANDLAMWDTSIFRIREVSLGYTLKKKKGQALPFQRIDFTLSGRNLWYKAPNFPKYTNYDPESDGLEGDSTVPSTRRIALGVSATF